The following proteins are encoded in a genomic region of Acidobacteriota bacterium:
- a CDS encoding Crp/Fnr family transcriptional regulator translates to MTKVYPKGTMLFVEGQPASGVYMLCQGKVKLSTCSQDGKVIILGIVEPGEVIGLSAALDGVEYETTAEVLELCQVNYVATDDFIRLMRSSTDACLNAARQLSRNYQTAYRQVCSLGLSDSVADKLAKLFLGWSGNGTGGDGLVRMKNFFTHEEMAEMIGASRETVTRALKYFREHDLVTLKGSEMIIHDRRRLKAVIGTRKNLHTEM, encoded by the coding sequence ATGACAAAAGTGTATCCGAAAGGAACGATGCTGTTTGTCGAAGGCCAGCCGGCGAGCGGTGTTTATATGCTCTGCCAGGGCAAGGTCAAACTCTCAACATGTTCACAGGACGGGAAAGTAATAATTCTCGGTATCGTCGAACCCGGCGAGGTGATCGGACTAAGTGCCGCTCTCGATGGTGTTGAATACGAAACGACAGCCGAAGTGCTCGAACTTTGTCAGGTGAATTATGTGGCTACTGATGATTTTATTCGCCTGATGCGTTCCAGCACCGATGCATGCCTTAATGCTGCCCGCCAATTGAGCCGCAATTACCAGACGGCTTATCGTCAGGTTTGTTCGCTCGGTTTATCAGATTCGGTCGCCGACAAGCTGGCAAAGCTCTTCCTCGGCTGGAGCGGTAACGGGACCGGCGGCGACGGACTAGTCCGAATGAAGAATTTTTTCACCCACGAAGAAATGGCCGAAATGATCGGCGCATCACGCGAGACAGTTACGCGTGCCCTCAAATATTTTCGCGAGCACGACTTGGTTACTCTTAAAGGCTCGGAGATGATCATCCACGACCGGCGGCGGCTAAAGGCCGTGATCGGTACCCGCAAGAACCTGCACACCGAAATGTGA